The following proteins are co-located in the Lacticaseibacillus paracasei subsp. paracasei genome:
- the manA gene encoding mannose-6-phosphate isomerase, class I — MRISDLKRLFKKGVGILTEPLFLKPYFNPKIWGGRKLETEYGFDIPDGKIGEAWIISGHPHGPATIENGPLKGKTLREAWHEDPAYFGPQHSQEFPLLVKILDAEASLSVQVHPDDAYAAAHEAKGELGKTECWYILKADPGAYLIYGHHAKTHEQLKEMIEAGDWEHLLRKYPVKTGDFVYVPSGTIHALNKGIVALETQQSSDTTYRLYDYDRKDDQGHKRELHIKQSLDVTTVPFHDPKLDITKEQVTGGQITTFVKPPLSPHFAVYRLDVDGTMTFTQQAPYTNVTVLDGDGTFSADGKDYPIKTGDSFLIPNQIKTWAFTGKLAIVTSTPGVDA; from the coding sequence ATGCGGATTTCTGATCTGAAGCGCTTGTTTAAAAAAGGAGTGGGCATTTTGACAGAACCATTATTTTTAAAACCATACTTCAATCCTAAGATATGGGGCGGCCGCAAACTCGAAACTGAGTACGGCTTTGACATTCCAGACGGTAAAATCGGTGAGGCTTGGATCATCTCAGGTCATCCGCATGGTCCGGCGACCATTGAAAACGGTCCATTGAAGGGTAAAACCCTTCGCGAGGCGTGGCATGAAGATCCCGCTTATTTTGGTCCACAACATAGTCAGGAGTTCCCATTGCTCGTGAAGATTCTCGATGCTGAAGCTAGTTTAAGTGTTCAGGTTCACCCTGACGATGCTTATGCTGCGGCCCACGAAGCAAAAGGCGAACTCGGTAAGACTGAATGCTGGTACATCCTGAAGGCTGATCCAGGGGCTTATTTGATCTATGGGCATCACGCCAAAACGCATGAACAGCTCAAAGAAATGATCGAAGCCGGCGATTGGGAGCACTTGTTGCGGAAATATCCAGTCAAGACTGGCGACTTTGTGTATGTTCCAAGCGGCACGATTCATGCTTTAAACAAAGGCATCGTGGCATTGGAAACCCAACAAAGTTCCGATACGACTTATCGGCTTTACGACTATGATCGGAAAGATGATCAAGGTCACAAGCGTGAGTTGCATATTAAGCAAAGCCTTGATGTGACGACCGTTCCTTTCCATGACCCGAAGCTTGATATCACCAAAGAACAAGTGACAGGCGGGCAAATCACCACGTTTGTTAAACCGCCGCTGTCACCGCATTTTGCCGTTTATCGCCTTGATGTTGATGGCACCATGACATTCACCCAACAAGCACCTTATACCAATGTAACAGTACTTGACGGTGACGGGACCTTTTCTGCAGACGGGAAGGATTACCCGATCAAAACAGGCGATAGTTTCTTGATTCCCAACCAGATCAAGACTTGGGCATTCACTGGCAAATTGGCAATCGTCACTTCTACTCCAGGGGTAGACGCATAA
- a CDS encoding GntR family transcriptional regulator — translation MEKVPLTKQLVDQLETFIKEKLQPNDKLPSERDLSELYQVSRNTVRAALNELFLRGFIYRSTGKGTFVAERFDERTDVSGSYSFTKQMLAMNRKPVTRIQRLEKIAAPAKIAKRMRIEPGTPVYVLDRLRIADTLPMMIERSYLPANTVPGLNQEALSKTPLYDWLEGHYGIHIVSVDEAFFAGLVTPEDAEQLRVAPASACLNIRRTTFADTGEIVEYTLSVARADQFVYHVHHVNH, via the coding sequence ATGGAAAAGGTTCCGTTGACGAAACAGCTGGTAGATCAGCTGGAAACATTCATTAAGGAAAAACTTCAGCCCAACGATAAGCTGCCGTCCGAGCGGGATCTCAGCGAGTTGTATCAGGTCAGTCGCAACACAGTTCGTGCTGCCTTGAACGAATTGTTCTTGCGCGGTTTCATTTATCGAAGCACTGGTAAAGGTACATTTGTTGCAGAACGATTTGATGAGCGAACCGATGTCAGTGGGTCCTACAGTTTCACTAAACAGATGTTGGCAATGAACCGTAAACCAGTGACTAGAATCCAGCGTTTAGAAAAAATTGCGGCACCCGCCAAAATTGCCAAGCGCATGCGCATCGAACCAGGCACGCCCGTTTACGTCCTTGATCGATTACGAATCGCTGACACGTTACCGATGATGATTGAGCGCAGTTACTTACCTGCTAACACTGTGCCAGGTCTTAATCAGGAAGCACTATCAAAAACGCCATTATACGATTGGCTGGAAGGTCATTATGGTATTCACATTGTTTCGGTCGATGAAGCGTTTTTTGCTGGATTAGTCACGCCGGAAGATGCTGAACAACTTCGAGTTGCACCAGCGTCAGCCTGTTTGAACATTCGGCGAACAACTTTTGCCGATACCGGCGAGATTGTTGAATACACCTTGAGTGTGGCTCGCGCGGATCAATTTGTTTATCACGTACATCACGTTAATCACTAG
- a CDS encoding SIS domain-containing protein: MFEKTTEELTKLGAQITTAEIKQQPELWQEAFDNYTNAKEKITVFLDQVTAAANGKTVRVIFTGAGSSQYVGDTVTPYLRAHGDRSKFEFESIGSTDIVSAPYDFLEADTPTILVSFARSGNSPESLKTVELAEQVVHNLHQISITCAPEGQLAKKSETEDKTLLLLQPAGSNDKGFAMTGSFSCMTLSALLVFDTASDTDKSKWVKAIAAMGQEVVAREAEVQKVLDLDFDRIVYLGSGSLGGLTRETRLKVLELTAGKYATMFDTSMGFRHGPKSFLDDKTLLFDLVSNNAYTRQYDIDVLEEVKGDGIAKSVMAVGTKQDQNFSGDAFYFENGLKDLPEAYQALPDVMFAQTVALLASIKVGNLPDTPSPTGTVNRVVKGVTLHDYAGKE; encoded by the coding sequence TTGTTCGAAAAAACAACTGAAGAACTAACCAAGTTAGGTGCACAAATTACAACTGCTGAAATCAAACAGCAGCCAGAACTATGGCAAGAAGCATTTGATAACTATACCAACGCCAAGGAAAAGATCACGGTCTTTTTGGATCAGGTGACGGCCGCAGCTAATGGCAAAACCGTTCGCGTTATTTTCACTGGTGCCGGTAGTTCACAATATGTTGGTGACACGGTGACGCCATACCTACGCGCGCATGGTGATCGCAGCAAGTTCGAATTTGAATCAATTGGGTCAACTGATATTGTGTCTGCACCTTACGATTTTCTGGAAGCAGACACGCCGACCATTCTGGTTTCCTTTGCTCGTAGCGGCAACTCACCGGAAAGTTTGAAAACTGTTGAACTGGCTGAACAAGTTGTTCACAATCTCCATCAAATCAGCATTACCTGCGCACCGGAAGGCCAATTGGCCAAGAAGTCTGAAACGGAAGACAAGACTTTGTTGCTGTTACAGCCAGCTGGTTCAAATGATAAAGGCTTTGCCATGACAGGCAGTTTCTCTTGCATGACCTTGAGTGCCTTGCTGGTATTTGATACCGCCAGTGACACGGATAAGAGCAAGTGGGTGAAAGCCATTGCGGCAATGGGACAAGAAGTTGTGGCGCGTGAAGCGGAAGTTCAAAAAGTGCTTGACCTTGATTTTGATCGTATCGTCTATCTTGGCTCCGGCAGTCTTGGCGGCTTGACCCGCGAAACTCGCCTGAAGGTGCTTGAACTAACAGCTGGCAAGTATGCCACCATGTTTGACACTTCCATGGGCTTCCGTCATGGTCCAAAGAGTTTCCTAGATGACAAGACTTTGTTGTTCGACCTCGTTAGCAACAATGCCTACACCCGTCAATATGATATCGATGTCCTTGAGGAAGTTAAGGGTGACGGTATTGCTAAATCCGTGATGGCAGTGGGCACCAAGCAAGATCAGAACTTCTCAGGCGATGCCTTCTATTTTGAAAATGGCCTTAAAGATCTTCCAGAAGCTTATCAGGCTCTCCCAGATGTCATGTTCGCCCAGACTGTAGCATTGCTTGCTTCGATCAAAGTTGGTAACTTGCCTGACACACCATCACCAACCGGCACCGTTAACCGAGTTGTTAAAGGCGTGACCTTGCACGATTACGCTGGTAAAGAATAG
- the nagA gene encoding N-acetylglucosamine-6-phosphate deacetylase, whose amino-acid sequence MSYYIHAAKFFLKNVTEIGGYLEVTDDGKFGEYLPETAKPDGDIVEQSGKLIAPGLVDTHIHGLLGHDVMDNDWDGIETMSKNLLKAGVTSWLPTTLTGSFDQLNEVCKTIAAHAGDESGAKIQGIYFEGPYFTTKHKGAQNPKYFKNPSEQEYDAWQTSADGLLKKIAIAPEREGAADFTRYATADGTVVALGHSDATFEQAKACIEAGATVFTHTFNGMSPLSHREPGMVGAAMYLQGVDDELICDGHHVRPEVATTLIRLKGAEHIALITDCMRAGMMPDGDYVLGEFPVYVKDGMARMKDGDSLAGSVLELKDALTNLLAWNAATPEAIIRMASQTPAASCNIDDQCGSILPGRAADYLVLDADLKLEATYLDGKLGYQAEA is encoded by the coding sequence ATGAGTTACTACATTCACGCTGCAAAGTTTTTTCTCAAGAATGTGACTGAAATTGGTGGTTATCTAGAAGTCACCGATGATGGCAAGTTTGGCGAGTATCTGCCGGAAACAGCTAAGCCAGATGGCGATATTGTTGAACAATCCGGCAAATTGATTGCTCCAGGTTTAGTTGATACCCATATTCACGGGTTGTTAGGGCATGACGTAATGGACAACGATTGGGATGGCATTGAGACAATGAGCAAGAACTTGCTCAAAGCTGGTGTCACCAGTTGGCTGCCAACCACATTGACCGGTTCATTTGATCAACTCAATGAGGTTTGCAAAACGATTGCCGCACATGCTGGCGATGAAAGCGGTGCGAAGATTCAAGGCATTTATTTTGAAGGCCCATACTTTACAACCAAGCATAAAGGGGCACAGAATCCGAAGTACTTCAAAAATCCAAGTGAGCAAGAATACGATGCTTGGCAGACGTCCGCTGATGGCTTGTTGAAGAAAATTGCGATTGCCCCAGAACGTGAGGGTGCTGCTGACTTCACTCGGTATGCCACCGCAGACGGCACGGTGGTGGCTTTGGGCCATAGTGATGCCACCTTTGAGCAGGCTAAAGCTTGTATCGAAGCCGGTGCAACCGTCTTCACACACACTTTCAATGGTATGAGTCCTTTGAGCCATCGCGAACCTGGTATGGTCGGAGCAGCGATGTATCTGCAAGGGGTTGATGATGAGCTTATCTGTGATGGTCATCATGTCCGTCCTGAAGTGGCCACCACCTTGATTCGACTGAAAGGCGCTGAACATATCGCATTGATTACCGATTGCATGCGTGCGGGGATGATGCCTGATGGCGATTACGTCCTTGGCGAATTCCCAGTTTATGTCAAAGACGGGATGGCGCGGATGAAAGATGGCGACAGTCTGGCGGGTTCAGTTCTTGAATTGAAAGATGCGTTGACCAATCTCCTTGCTTGGAACGCCGCAACACCAGAAGCAATTATTCGAATGGCTTCTCAAACACCGGCTGCTTCTTGCAATATCGACGATCAATGCGGCAGTATTTTACCTGGCCGAGCCGCTGATTATCTAGTTTTGGACGCTGATCTCAAGCTCGAAGCCACCTATCTTGATGGCAAATTAGGCTATCAAGCTGAAGCATGA
- a CDS encoding glycoside hydrolase family 35 protein codes for MTTFSIDHEFMLDGQPFKILSGAIHYFRVHPSDWYHSLYNLKALGFNTVETYVPWNLHEYNEGDFDFSGILDIERFLNTAKDLGLYAIVRPSPYICAEWEFGGFPAWLLTKKMRLRTDDPAYLQAIDRYYTALMPHLVGHQVTHGGNVIMMQVENEYGSYGEDKDYLAAVAELMKKHGVDVPLFTSDGPWPATLNAGSMADAGILTTGNFGSRADMNFDRLAAFNQAHGHDWPLMCMEFWDGWFNRWGEPIIRRDPEETAEDLRAVIQRGSVNLYMFHGGTNFGFMNGTSARKDHDLPQVTSYDYDAPLNEQGNPTPKYFAIQKMIHEVLPSQPQTAPLVKPAMRQADNPLTAKVSLFSVLDQLAQPVAAPYPQTQEFLGQYTGYTLYRTNPLISGTDKGTPAKLRVIDARDRVQAFFDGKSLATQYQEAIGDDILLPEVEGRHQLDLLVENMSRVNYGSKIEAITQFKGIRTGVMVDLHFIKDYLQYPLDLNKAPQLDFTGDWQAGTPAFYQYGFDVVKPQDTYLDCRGFGKGVMLVNGVNIGRFWEKGPTLSLYVPAGLLHTGHNEVIVGLKSIFETDFKRHSGPRLPSTAQINH; via the coding sequence ATGACGACCTTTTCGATCGATCATGAGTTTATGTTGGACGGTCAGCCGTTCAAGATTCTGTCTGGCGCGATTCATTACTTCCGAGTCCATCCCAGTGATTGGTATCACAGCCTTTATAACTTGAAGGCACTGGGATTTAACACGGTAGAAACCTATGTCCCTTGGAATCTGCACGAGTACAACGAAGGTGACTTTGATTTCAGCGGGATTCTCGACATTGAACGCTTTCTAAACACCGCAAAGGATCTTGGCTTATATGCCATCGTTCGACCATCCCCTTACATCTGCGCAGAATGGGAGTTCGGCGGGTTTCCAGCATGGCTGTTAACGAAAAAGATGCGCTTGCGAACCGACGATCCTGCCTATCTGCAAGCGATTGACCGTTACTACACAGCTTTAATGCCTCATCTTGTGGGTCATCAAGTCACGCATGGTGGCAATGTCATCATGATGCAAGTGGAAAATGAGTACGGTTCATATGGCGAAGACAAGGACTATCTTGCCGCCGTGGCCGAACTTATGAAAAAGCATGGCGTTGATGTCCCTCTTTTTACCTCGGATGGTCCCTGGCCAGCAACCTTGAACGCTGGCAGCATGGCCGACGCTGGTATTTTGACTACCGGCAATTTTGGCTCACGTGCCGACATGAATTTCGATCGGTTGGCGGCCTTCAATCAAGCTCATGGACATGATTGGCCGTTGATGTGTATGGAATTCTGGGACGGCTGGTTCAACCGCTGGGGCGAACCGATCATTCGCCGCGACCCAGAAGAAACTGCCGAGGACTTGCGAGCGGTGATCCAACGCGGCAGTGTCAATCTCTACATGTTCCACGGGGGAACTAATTTTGGCTTTATGAACGGTACCTCAGCTCGCAAAGATCATGATCTGCCGCAAGTGACTTCCTACGATTACGATGCACCATTGAATGAGCAAGGCAATCCAACGCCAAAGTACTTTGCCATTCAGAAAATGATCCACGAAGTCTTGCCATCGCAGCCCCAGACAGCACCGCTGGTCAAGCCAGCGATGAGGCAAGCGGACAATCCGTTGACGGCGAAAGTGTCATTATTCTCAGTACTTGATCAGCTAGCTCAGCCAGTAGCCGCACCTTATCCGCAGACACAGGAGTTTCTTGGCCAATACACCGGTTATACGTTGTATCGGACAAACCCGCTGATCAGTGGTACCGACAAAGGCACGCCGGCTAAGTTGCGCGTGATTGATGCCCGTGATCGGGTTCAAGCCTTCTTTGATGGCAAGTCGCTAGCAACACAGTATCAAGAGGCCATCGGCGATGACATCCTGCTCCCAGAAGTTGAAGGCCGCCATCAACTAGATCTGTTGGTCGAAAACATGAGCCGCGTCAACTATGGCTCAAAAATCGAAGCGATTACCCAGTTTAAGGGGATTCGCACCGGTGTCATGGTAGACCTCCATTTCATTAAGGACTACCTGCAATACCCACTTGACTTGAACAAGGCGCCGCAACTTGATTTCACCGGCGATTGGCAAGCAGGGACACCCGCTTTTTATCAATATGGGTTTGATGTGGTGAAACCACAAGATACGTATCTTGATTGTCGTGGATTTGGTAAAGGAGTGATGCTGGTCAATGGTGTTAACATCGGCAGATTCTGGGAGAAGGGGCCAACTTTGTCACTATATGTGCCAGCCGGGTTGCTTCACACCGGGCACAATGAGGTCATTGTTGGATTGAAGTCAATATTTGAGACAGATTTTAAGAGACATTCAGGACCGCGTTTACCTTCCACAGCTCAAATAAATCATTAA
- a CDS encoding IS3 family transposase — MFDYIHQESHHHQVTKMCRILGVSRAQYYRYRSPKPSKRRAEDADLKQRILRIFAEFKQRYGVMKIHHELNLELQPLQLRCSPRRISRLMKELDIHSVTVNKWKAASASKTKVEQRPNLLKQDFSTTGLNQKWTADMTYIQTKRNGWCYLSTIMDLHSRRIIGYSFSKKMDTDLVLKTLESAVKNRTITGDLIIHTDLGSQYTSDNYNQRLTELHIRHSYSRKGCPYDNAPMESFHASLKKECVYPVPVFEDYETAAAVLFEYVHAFYNRKRIHSSLGYQTPLQVEIATLTSQMAA, encoded by the coding sequence ATCTTTGATTACATTCACCAAGAAAGCCATCACCACCAGGTAACCAAGATGTGCCGAATCCTCGGTGTTTCCAGAGCTCAGTATTATCGTTATCGATCCCCCAAACCTTCAAAACGCCGGGCCGAAGATGCGGACTTGAAACAACGGATTCTGCGGATCTTTGCGGAATTTAAGCAGCGATACGGTGTTATGAAGATCCACCATGAATTGAATCTGGAACTTCAACCACTGCAGCTTCGGTGCAGTCCACGACGGATTTCCCGGCTCATGAAGGAACTGGATATCCACTCCGTTACCGTCAATAAGTGGAAAGCGGCTTCGGCTTCCAAAACCAAGGTTGAACAGCGTCCCAACTTGCTTAAGCAGGATTTCTCGACCACTGGTTTAAATCAAAAATGGACCGCTGATATGACCTATATTCAAACGAAGCGTAATGGCTGGTGTTACTTATCAACCATCATGGACCTGCACTCACGACGGATTATCGGCTATTCGTTCTCAAAAAAGATGGATACTGATTTAGTCTTAAAGACCCTTGAAAGCGCGGTTAAAAATCGAACCATTACTGGGGACCTGATTATCCATACGGATTTAGGATCACAGTATACCAGCGATAATTACAATCAACGTTTAACTGAACTACATATCCGCCACTCATACAGCCGTAAGGGTTGTCCGTATGATAATGCGCCAATGGAATCCTTTCACGCTTCCCTCAAAAAGGAATGTGTTTATCCAGTGCCGGTCTTTGAAGATTATGAAACTGCCGCTGCCGTCCTTTTTGAATATGTGCATGCTTTCTACAATAGGAAGAGAATTCATAGTTCACTGGGCTACCAGACCCCCTTACAAGTTGAAATTGCAACACTTACGAGCCAAATGGCCGCCTGA
- a CDS encoding IS3 family transposase, with protein MPTRYDKEFKQNIINLYKQGESAAQLAREYGIGYSTVHMWIQGQAKTQSGKSPDEIKAMEKRLASLSEENEILKKALGFLAQK; from the coding sequence ATGCCAACTCGTTACGACAAAGAATTCAAACAAAACATTATCAACCTATATAAGCAAGGCGAATCAGCTGCTCAACTGGCCAGAGAATATGGCATTGGCTATTCAACAGTTCATATGTGGATCCAGGGCCAGGCCAAAACTCAATCCGGTAAATCGCCAGACGAAATCAAAGCGATGGAAAAGCGACTGGCTTCGCTGTCTGAGGAGAACGAAATCCTAAAAAAAGCCCTGGGCTTCCTTGCGCAGAAGTAA
- a CDS encoding PTS system mannose/fructose/sorbose family transporter subunit IID, which produces MMNSNKPTYKLTDKDFRQINRRSLFGFQLGWNYERMQGSGYLYTILPQLRKIYGDGTPELKKVMKTHTQFFNTSNFFNTIITGIDLAVEEKEGIAGEETVAGIKTGLMGSFAAIGDSIFAALIPAIFGAIAAQMATQGNPVGVFIWIAAQIAVMVFRWKQLRIAYNEGVSLVTTMAHRLAALTDAATLMGVFMVGALVATMINVKIGFAPKIGSVPLDFQKYFDLIIPKLLPALIVGAVYWLLGRKHMTSTRAIFIVLIVSVLLSALGVIAKG; this is translated from the coding sequence ATGATGAACTCTAATAAACCTACGTACAAATTGACCGATAAAGATTTCCGGCAGATTAACCGGCGCAGCCTGTTCGGCTTCCAGTTGGGTTGGAACTACGAACGGATGCAAGGTTCGGGTTATCTTTACACCATTTTGCCGCAATTGCGCAAAATCTACGGTGATGGCACACCAGAGCTCAAGAAAGTCATGAAAACCCACACCCAGTTCTTCAACACGTCAAACTTCTTCAATACCATCATCACTGGGATTGATTTGGCGGTCGAAGAAAAAGAAGGGATTGCTGGCGAAGAAACTGTTGCCGGGATTAAAACCGGTTTGATGGGGTCCTTCGCTGCTATCGGTGATTCAATCTTTGCTGCCTTGATTCCAGCTATTTTCGGGGCGATTGCTGCACAAATGGCAACGCAAGGCAACCCAGTTGGGGTCTTCATCTGGATCGCTGCTCAAATTGCCGTCATGGTATTTCGTTGGAAGCAATTGCGAATTGCTTATAACGAAGGGGTTTCGTTGGTCACAACAATGGCGCATCGATTGGCTGCTTTGACTGACGCTGCTACCTTGATGGGTGTCTTCATGGTTGGTGCCTTGGTCGCAACCATGATCAATGTTAAGATTGGTTTTGCGCCGAAGATCGGCAGTGTACCATTGGATTTCCAGAAATACTTTGACTTGATCATTCCAAAACTGCTTCCAGCCTTGATTGTTGGCGCGGTTTACTGGTTGCTTGGTCGTAAGCATATGACCTCAACCCGGGCGATTTTCATCGTATTGATCGTTTCGGTGCTGCTGTCGGCACTCGGTGTCATTGCTAAGGGTTAA
- a CDS encoding PTS sugar transporter subunit IIA gives MSKLVLISHGQLCEELKKSAEMIMGPQDDIATVALLPNEGPEDFQAKFKAAVEGQDDVVVLADLKGGTPNNVAARVLAEGGKFDLYSGMNLPMVISFLNAQMLDMKPDLIGDGKAGIAYINDIVKH, from the coding sequence ATGAGTAAATTAGTTTTGATTAGTCACGGGCAACTGTGTGAGGAGCTTAAGAAGAGCGCTGAAATGATCATGGGTCCCCAAGACGATATTGCCACCGTTGCACTGTTGCCAAATGAAGGTCCGGAAGATTTTCAGGCCAAGTTTAAAGCTGCTGTAGAGGGGCAAGACGATGTTGTCGTCCTTGCCGACCTTAAAGGCGGAACGCCGAATAACGTCGCAGCCCGTGTCTTGGCTGAAGGCGGCAAGTTCGACCTGTATTCTGGCATGAACCTGCCGATGGTCATCAGTTTCCTGAATGCCCAGATGTTGGACATGAAGCCAGATCTGATCGGCGATGGTAAGGCTGGCATTGCTTATATCAATGACATTGTGAAGCATTAA
- a CDS encoding IS30 family transposase, with translation MSPYTHLTLKDRESILLGISTGKTLDTIAKEIGRSKSTVSREIARNGGWRNYSAATAQDRYRRVRLASRRPRILDRPGTRDAVIRYITVLHWSPEQIAGRLSLEGSPIRISYSTIYRGIYLDNLGVPLKSHGARGLPRLLRHRGKTRKIKGTINERRGRFNDVPSIHDRPRSAENRSWFGHWEGDTVRGKTGHSALVTLVDRKSRYLLSKRTANAKADTVRDVMIELLGALPANRVRTVTPDRGREFARYRELAERLNTKVFFPDPHAPQQRGTNENTNGLIREYFPKNTDLDLQSDQEIETYIEQLNNRPRKVLGWKTPSEVFMGKKLHLS, from the coding sequence ATGAGTCCGTACACCCATCTTACCTTAAAAGACCGTGAATCGATACTGCTTGGTATCTCTACAGGCAAAACTCTTGATACCATCGCCAAAGAGATAGGTCGTTCCAAGAGTACAGTCAGCCGTGAAATTGCACGTAACGGCGGCTGGCGGAACTATTCGGCAGCCACCGCTCAGGACCGCTACCGGCGGGTTCGCTTGGCTAGCAGGCGTCCTCGGATCCTCGATCGACCGGGGACTCGTGACGCTGTCATTCGATATATCACGGTGCTACATTGGTCGCCTGAGCAGATTGCCGGTCGCTTGTCACTAGAAGGCAGTCCTATTCGCATCAGCTATTCGACTATCTACAGAGGTATCTACCTAGATAATCTCGGTGTTCCATTGAAGAGCCATGGTGCTCGCGGGCTACCAAGGCTGCTTCGACACCGAGGCAAGACGCGCAAAATCAAAGGCACCATAAATGAACGCCGGGGGCGCTTCAATGACGTGCCATCAATTCACGACCGACCCCGGTCGGCAGAAAATCGCAGCTGGTTTGGTCACTGGGAAGGCGATACAGTACGCGGTAAAACAGGACACTCTGCATTAGTAACATTAGTTGACCGTAAATCACGCTATCTGCTTTCGAAGCGAACGGCCAACGCAAAAGCTGACACTGTTAGAGACGTCATGATTGAGCTGCTTGGTGCCTTACCAGCTAACCGAGTAAGAACAGTGACTCCTGACCGTGGAAGGGAGTTTGCCCGGTACAGGGAGCTGGCAGAACGTCTGAATACAAAGGTCTTCTTTCCTGACCCACACGCGCCTCAACAACGAGGAACTAACGAAAACACCAACGGACTGATTAGAGAATACTTTCCCAAGAACACAGACCTAGACCTTCAGAGCGACCAGGAAATTGAGACTTACATTGAACAACTGAATAATCGACCACGCAAGGTCTTAGGCTGGAAGACGCCATCAGAAGTCTTCATGGGTAAAAAGTTGCACTTGAGTTGA
- a CDS encoding IS30 family transposase, producing the protein MAIITLIERSQIELMQHHTIQYIAATLGRSRISIRHELHRCPEGDYCAIIAQDHADTCRHRCGRHSILTPKLKRMVTEKLNLGWSPEMVGYAVHCAPHTIYHWIYQRQVDFQPSQLFDHGKRHKRRQDLRSRYNQAVGTSIEIRSESANRRTEKGHLEMDTVRGGRGSKAAVLTIVDRVTRLMATTKLENLSQNAVLKGFARLMVDFPGPVRSVTVDHGKEFSCDQALTKRYRIPVYFCHAYHPNERGTNERFNRELRYYFPKGTQFDQVSETDIQQATALINNKPRKCLRWQTPVQAVSKPLSRW; encoded by the coding sequence ATGGCCATTATAACCTTAATTGAACGATCTCAGATAGAACTGATGCAACACCACACGATTCAATACATCGCCGCGACCTTAGGCCGCTCTCGTATTTCTATTAGGCATGAGCTTCACCGTTGCCCTGAAGGTGATTACTGCGCCATTATAGCTCAGGATCATGCCGATACTTGTCGGCATCGTTGTGGTCGGCACTCGATTTTAACGCCTAAGTTGAAGCGGATGGTAACTGAGAAGCTAAACCTAGGTTGGTCCCCTGAAATGGTCGGTTATGCCGTTCACTGTGCGCCACACACGATTTACCACTGGATTTATCAAAGACAAGTCGATTTTCAGCCAAGCCAACTCTTTGATCACGGTAAACGTCATAAAAGAAGACAAGACCTTCGGTCGCGCTATAACCAAGCAGTAGGCACCTCAATTGAGATTCGCAGTGAGTCAGCTAATCGGCGAACCGAAAAAGGACATTTAGAGATGGATACAGTTCGCGGTGGTCGCGGGTCAAAGGCTGCTGTTTTGACCATTGTCGATCGGGTGACACGTTTAATGGCGACAACTAAGCTTGAAAACTTATCACAAAATGCTGTTCTCAAGGGATTTGCAAGACTGATGGTGGACTTTCCGGGTCCGGTTCGATCAGTGACGGTTGATCACGGTAAAGAGTTTTCCTGCGATCAGGCGCTTACAAAGCGCTATCGGATACCGGTTTACTTTTGCCACGCCTATCACCCGAATGAACGGGGCACAAATGAACGGTTCAATCGAGAACTTCGCTACTATTTCCCGAAGGGAACACAGTTTGATCAGGTTTCAGAGACCGATATTCAACAAGCCACAGCGCTTATCAATAACAAACCTAGAAAATGTCTCCGTTGGCAAACCCCAGTTCAAGCAGTGAGCAAGCCTCTTTCTAGGTGGTAA